One genomic region from Phragmites australis chromosome 1, lpPhrAust1.1, whole genome shotgun sequence encodes:
- the LOC133927064 gene encoding uncharacterized protein LOC133927064, whose product MAAPYDREDGAPPPQPPSAAGAYDPNYVPDSVKTFVVHLYRHIRDKNVYEIHQMYEGGFQRLSDRLFRDAPWPSAEAVAPYCDGDHVFLLLYRELWYRHAHARLSPLTAAQRAESWTNYCDLFSVVLHGVVNMQLPNQWLWDMVDEFVYQFQSFCQYRAKLKNKTQDELQQLKQFDKAWNVYGVLNYLQALVEKSVITQILEREKEGLEQFTATDGYDYEGGSNVLKVLGYYSMIGLLRIHCLLGDYHTGLKCLAPIDLNQQGVYTIVIGSHISIIYHYGFANLMMRRYVDATREFNKILLYILKYKQYHQKSPQYDQILKKNEQMYALLAICLSLCPQNKLIDENVSTQLKEKYNDKMTKMQRYDDEAYAAYDELFSYACPKFITPSPPVLDQPLTNYNQDAYRLQLKLFLYEVKQQQLLSGIRSYLKLYSTITIGKLAQYMEVDEATLRSILMTYKHKMHAVDSDGKIVSNADFDFYIIMDIIHVVESKPTKRHGDYFLRQILKFEEMIGELEKVQFD is encoded by the exons ATGGCGGCCCCCTATGACCGGGAGGacggcgcgccgccgccgcagcctccCAGCGCGGCGGGCGCCTACGACCCCAACTACGTCCCGGACTCGGTGAAGACGTTCGTCGTGCACCTCTACCGCCACATCCGGGACAAGAACGTCTACGAGATCCACCAGATGTACGAGGGCGGCTTCCAGCGCCTCTCCGACCGTCTCTTCCGCGACGCGCCCTGGCCCTCCGCCGAGGCAGTGGCGCCCTACTGCGACggcgaccacgtcttcctgctcCTCTACCGCGAGCTCTGGTACCGCCACGCGCACGCGCGCCTCTCGCCGCTCACCGCCGCGCAACGCGCCGAGTCGTGGACCAACTACTGCGACCTCTTCAGCGTCGTCCTCCACGGCGTCGTCAACATGCAGCTGCCCAACCAGTGGCTCTGGGACATGGTCGACGAGTTCGTCTACCAGTTCCAGAGCTTCTGCCAGTACCGCGCCAAGCTTAAGAACAAGACCCAAGACGAGCTCCAGCAGCTCAAGCAGTTCGACAAG GCATGGAATGTGTATGGGGTTCTCAATTACCTCCAGGCGCTGGTGGAGAAGTCTGTGATCACGCAGATCctggagagggagaaggagggcCTGGAGCAGTTCACTGCCACGGATGGCTATGACTACGAGGGTGGGAGTAATGTGCTCAAGGTGCTTGGCTACTACAGCATGATTGGGCTGCTCAGGATACACTGCCTCCTAGGGGATTACCACACTGGACTCAAGTGCCTCGCGCCGATTGACCTTAACCAGCAAGGGGTCTACACCATTGTGATTGGGAGTcacatctccatcatctatcaCTATGGGTTCGCAAACCTTATGATGCGCAG GTATGTTGATGCCACACGTGAATTCAACAAAATTCTGCtatatatcctcaagtacaaGCAGTACCATCAGAAGTCCCCTCAGTATGATCAGATACTGAAGAAAAATGAGCAGATGTATGCACTGTTGGCAATTTGCCTGTCTTTGTGCCCACAGAACAAGCTTATAGATGAAAATGTGAGCACCCAGCTGAAAGAAAAGTATAATGACAAAATGACAAAGATGCAAAGGTATGATGATGAAGCATATGCTGCTTATGATGAACTATTTTCTTATGCTTGCCCCAAGTTCATTACTCCATCACCTCCAGTTCTGGATCAGCCTCTTACAAACTATAACCAG GATGCATATCGTCTTCAGTTGAAGTTGTTTCTCTATGAAGTGAAGCAGCAGCAGTTGCTTTCTGGGATCCGTAGTTATCTGAAACTATATTCAACAATAACCATTGGCAAACTTGCCCAATATAtggaagtggatgaagcaacaCTAAG GTCAATCCTGATGACATACAAGCACAAAATGCATGCAGTTGACAGCGATGGAAAAATAGTATCCAATGCAGACTTTGATTTCTACATTATTATG GATATTATTCATGTTGTGGAGTCCAAACCTACTAAGCGTCATGGTGATTACTTTTTGAGACAAATTTTGAAG TTTGAAGAAATGATTGGTGAATTGGAGAAAGTACAGTTTGACTGA
- the LOC133926947 gene encoding transcription factor MYB3R-1-like isoform X1 gives MTSDKEKVAKKGGEISGLPSAPHEGEASHEPQRQRLLNGRTTGPTRRSTKGNWTPEEDAVLSKAVQTYQGKNWKKIAECFPDRTDVQCLHRWQKVLNPELVKGPWSKEEDDIIVQMVNKYGPKKWSTIAQALPGRIGKQCRERWHNHLNPAINKEVWTQEEEVTLIRAHQMYGNKWAELTKILPGRTDNAIKNHWNSSVKKKVDSYIASGLLAHIPCLPLIECPAHCDSSSAINRQNNEDSCCNATGEVEDSSCCSQSSLAKISCSQVQNTNVALSCGVQVNVDTKNKDAQDSHSSICQGACYTSTEAVASALPDVHYNISSSNFDPDKHLQNEFDQRMNQQMDMNEVPSNSMFADKQTFCSTANQERSLVPNEAVQEMPISTLSNVSGAEQKLHSISEVDCLKSDLWQDISLQSLISGPDTIDADSSSRINNQPDVYSSKADTNFLAESYTLYTSNPSSVMWTVYEQSPLMTISPSFICSDSLPDAPENRSEPREMPDSQAETITCSNNSFADAEQLAKPGSSDGRTGASTVMEIITECGDELLTEAEEIVPNTEKEQSSKDIETAPDEKKDEGALFYKPLPFPGLDDPFVRCDLVTPDDRQEYSPFGLRQLVLSTMNVPTPLRLWGSPTPDGSPDVVLKSAAKSFGCTPSIMKKRHRDILSPTPDKRIEKKSGTEKDCRMSDTSCNSTATYSSNATKDDLPDNLQPAGILIEHNSNNFISLDGGANTICLPACKEVISSKSKPAELIVEKSSPCINADYKYLATDILGDTPGVKRGLESPSAWKSPWYFDMHMHFQGFSPGDRTFDALGLAKQTSVLSVAAVAEAGDVLGSGSRNSDKENKENIDAKKEQGTSKLQTKIMAEGRVLDFNECTTPARTADKKLGNNLGRSVSSPILSSHSLKNFR, from the exons ATGACAAGTGATAAAGAAAAGGTTGCAAAGAAGGGTGGAGAGATTTCTGGACTTCCATCAGCGCCACATGAAGGGGAAGCCAGCCATGAGCCACAGAGACAACGGTTGCTCAACGG GAGGACCACTGGTCCAACCCGGCGTTCGACCAAAGGAAATTGGACCCCCGAAGAG GATGCTGTACTGTCCAAGGCAGTTCAGACTTACCAAGGAAAAAACTGGAAAAAGATCG CGGAATGTTTTCCAGACAGAACCGATGTACAATGTTTGCACAGGTGGCAAAAGGTTCTAAATCCTGAATTGGTCAAAGGGCCATGGTCCAAAGAA GAAGATGATATCATTGTTCAGATGGTAAACAAATACGGGCCAAAGAAATGGTCAACCATTGCTCAAGCTTTGCCAGGAAGAATAGGAAAGCAATGTAGGGAACG GTGGCACAATCATCTTAACCCTGCCATAAACAAGGAGGTGTGGACACAAGAGGAGGAAGTTACTCTCATTCGTGCCCATCAAATGTACGGAAATAAATGGGCTGAACTGACAAAAATTTTACCTGGAAG GACTGATAATGCAATTAAAAATCACTGGAACAGTTCAGTAAAGAAAAAAGTTGATTCATACATTGCTTCAGGCTTACTTGCTCACATCCCGTGCCTCCCTCTGATTGAATGCCCTGCACACTGTGATTCCTCATCCGCGATAAACCGACAAAACAATGAAGATAGTTGTTGCAATGCTACTGGGGAGGTAGAGGATTCATCTTGTTGTAGTCAATCATCATTGGCCAAGATTTCTTGCTCCCAAGTGCAGAACACTAACGTGGCTTTGAGCTGTGGTGTGCAAGTAAATGTGGATACCAAAAACAAAGATGCACAGGACTCCCACTCCTCTATATGTCAGGGGGCATGCTATACTTCCACAGAGGCTGTAGCATCTGCTTTGCCTGATGTGCATTACAATATTTCTTCCTCAAACTTTGATCCAGATAAACACTTGCAAAATGAGTTTGATCAAAGAATGAATCAGCAGATGGATATGAATGAAGTACCAAGTAATTCTATGTTTGCGGACAAGCAAACTTTTTGTAGCACAGCAAATCAAGAAAGGTCTTTGGTACCAAATGAAGCAGTACAGGAAATGCCTATCTCTACGTTATCAAACGTTTCTGGTGCTGAGCAAAAACTGCATTCAATCTCTGAGGTTGACTGTCTGAAATCTGACCTTTGGCAAGACATTTCCTTACAAAGTCTGATTTCAGGACCTGATACTATTGATGCAGATTCATCTTCAAGAATAAATAATCAGCCAGATGTATATTCTTCTAAAGCAGACACCAATTTTTTGGCAGAATCGTACACATTATATACATCAAATCCATCTAGTGTGATGTGGACTGTGTATGAACAGAGTCCATTGATGACAATATCTCCCTCTTTTATATGTTCAGATAGTTTGCCTGATGCGCCTGAAAATAGATCCGAGCCAAGAGAGATGCCAGATTCTCAAGCAGAGACAATCACATGCTCAAACAATTCTTTTGCTGATGCTGAGCAGCTTGCTAAACCTGGCAGTAGTGATGGAAGGACTGGGGCTTCGACAGTGATGGAAATCATAACAGAATGCGGGGACGAACTGTTGACAGAGGCTGAAGAAATTGTGCCCAACACAGAAAAAGAACAATCATCGAAAGACATTGAGACTGCACCAGATGAAAAGAAGGATGAGGGAGCCCTATTCTACAAACCCCTTCCCTTTCCAGGTTTGGATGATCCTTTTGTCCGCTGCGATCTTGTAACTCCTGATGACCGGCAAGAATATAGTCCCTTTGGCCTTAGGCAGTTGGTGCTGTCAACCATGAATGTCCCCACTCCTTTAAGATTATGGGGCTCCCCAACACCTGATGGAAGCCCTGATGTTGTGCTAAAGAGTGCTGCCAAAAGCTTTGGATGCACACCATCAATAATGAAGAAAAGGCACAGAGATATATTGTCTCCTACTCCAGATAAAAGAATAGAGAAGAAATCTGGGACTGAAAAGGATTGTAGGATGTCAGACACGTCCTGTAACAGTACTGCAACATATTCCAGTAATGCCACCAAAGATGATCTTCCAGACAATTTA CAACCTGCAGGTATTCTTATTGAACACAACAGCAATAACTTCATTTCCCTTGATGGTGGTGCAAACACCATATGTTTACCAGCCTGTAAGGAAGTAATTAGTTCTAAATCAAAGCCTGCGGAGCTAATTGTTGAAAAATCATCACCATGCATCAATGCGGATTACAAATATTTAGCTACTGACAT ATTGGGGGATACCCCAGGTGTCAAAAGAGGACTGGAATCTCCTTCAGCATGGAAATCCCCTTGGTACTTCGATATGCATATGCACTTTCAG GGTTTTAGCCCAGGAGATAGAACATTTGATGCGTTAGGGTTAGCGAAGCAGACAAGTGTTCTCAGTGTTGCTGCTGTGGCGGAGGCCGGTGATGTGCTAGGAAGTGGCAGCAGGAACTCTGATAAGGAAAACAAGGAGAATATTGACGCCAAGAAGGAACAAGGAACAAGCAAATTGCAGACCAAAATCATG GCCGAGGGGAGAGTCCTGGATTTCAACGAATGTACCACACCTGCAAGAACAGCAGATAAGAAACTGGGCAACAATCTGGGGAGATCCGTGAGCTCACCCATTCTTTCCTCCCACAGCCTGAAAAATTTCCGATAG
- the LOC133926947 gene encoding transcription factor MYB3R-1-like isoform X2: protein MLTHSHTECFPDRTDVQCLHRWQKVLNPELVKGPWSKEEDDIIVQMVNKYGPKKWSTIAQALPGRIGKQCRERWHNHLNPAINKEVWTQEEEVTLIRAHQMYGNKWAELTKILPGRTDNAIKNHWNSSVKKKVDSYIASGLLAHIPCLPLIECPAHCDSSSAINRQNNEDSCCNATGEVEDSSCCSQSSLAKISCSQVQNTNVALSCGVQVNVDTKNKDAQDSHSSICQGACYTSTEAVASALPDVHYNISSSNFDPDKHLQNEFDQRMNQQMDMNEVPSNSMFADKQTFCSTANQERSLVPNEAVQEMPISTLSNVSGAEQKLHSISEVDCLKSDLWQDISLQSLISGPDTIDADSSSRINNQPDVYSSKADTNFLAESYTLYTSNPSSVMWTVYEQSPLMTISPSFICSDSLPDAPENRSEPREMPDSQAETITCSNNSFADAEQLAKPGSSDGRTGASTVMEIITECGDELLTEAEEIVPNTEKEQSSKDIETAPDEKKDEGALFYKPLPFPGLDDPFVRCDLVTPDDRQEYSPFGLRQLVLSTMNVPTPLRLWGSPTPDGSPDVVLKSAAKSFGCTPSIMKKRHRDILSPTPDKRIEKKSGTEKDCRMSDTSCNSTATYSSNATKDDLPDNLQPAGILIEHNSNNFISLDGGANTICLPACKEVISSKSKPAELIVEKSSPCINADYKYLATDILGDTPGVKRGLESPSAWKSPWYFDMHMHFQGFSPGDRTFDALGLAKQTSVLSVAAVAEAGDVLGSGSRNSDKENKENIDAKKEQGTSKLQTKIMAEGRVLDFNECTTPARTADKKLGNNLGRSVSSPILSSHSLKNFR, encoded by the exons ATGCTCACTCATTCTCATA CGGAATGTTTTCCAGACAGAACCGATGTACAATGTTTGCACAGGTGGCAAAAGGTTCTAAATCCTGAATTGGTCAAAGGGCCATGGTCCAAAGAA GAAGATGATATCATTGTTCAGATGGTAAACAAATACGGGCCAAAGAAATGGTCAACCATTGCTCAAGCTTTGCCAGGAAGAATAGGAAAGCAATGTAGGGAACG GTGGCACAATCATCTTAACCCTGCCATAAACAAGGAGGTGTGGACACAAGAGGAGGAAGTTACTCTCATTCGTGCCCATCAAATGTACGGAAATAAATGGGCTGAACTGACAAAAATTTTACCTGGAAG GACTGATAATGCAATTAAAAATCACTGGAACAGTTCAGTAAAGAAAAAAGTTGATTCATACATTGCTTCAGGCTTACTTGCTCACATCCCGTGCCTCCCTCTGATTGAATGCCCTGCACACTGTGATTCCTCATCCGCGATAAACCGACAAAACAATGAAGATAGTTGTTGCAATGCTACTGGGGAGGTAGAGGATTCATCTTGTTGTAGTCAATCATCATTGGCCAAGATTTCTTGCTCCCAAGTGCAGAACACTAACGTGGCTTTGAGCTGTGGTGTGCAAGTAAATGTGGATACCAAAAACAAAGATGCACAGGACTCCCACTCCTCTATATGTCAGGGGGCATGCTATACTTCCACAGAGGCTGTAGCATCTGCTTTGCCTGATGTGCATTACAATATTTCTTCCTCAAACTTTGATCCAGATAAACACTTGCAAAATGAGTTTGATCAAAGAATGAATCAGCAGATGGATATGAATGAAGTACCAAGTAATTCTATGTTTGCGGACAAGCAAACTTTTTGTAGCACAGCAAATCAAGAAAGGTCTTTGGTACCAAATGAAGCAGTACAGGAAATGCCTATCTCTACGTTATCAAACGTTTCTGGTGCTGAGCAAAAACTGCATTCAATCTCTGAGGTTGACTGTCTGAAATCTGACCTTTGGCAAGACATTTCCTTACAAAGTCTGATTTCAGGACCTGATACTATTGATGCAGATTCATCTTCAAGAATAAATAATCAGCCAGATGTATATTCTTCTAAAGCAGACACCAATTTTTTGGCAGAATCGTACACATTATATACATCAAATCCATCTAGTGTGATGTGGACTGTGTATGAACAGAGTCCATTGATGACAATATCTCCCTCTTTTATATGTTCAGATAGTTTGCCTGATGCGCCTGAAAATAGATCCGAGCCAAGAGAGATGCCAGATTCTCAAGCAGAGACAATCACATGCTCAAACAATTCTTTTGCTGATGCTGAGCAGCTTGCTAAACCTGGCAGTAGTGATGGAAGGACTGGGGCTTCGACAGTGATGGAAATCATAACAGAATGCGGGGACGAACTGTTGACAGAGGCTGAAGAAATTGTGCCCAACACAGAAAAAGAACAATCATCGAAAGACATTGAGACTGCACCAGATGAAAAGAAGGATGAGGGAGCCCTATTCTACAAACCCCTTCCCTTTCCAGGTTTGGATGATCCTTTTGTCCGCTGCGATCTTGTAACTCCTGATGACCGGCAAGAATATAGTCCCTTTGGCCTTAGGCAGTTGGTGCTGTCAACCATGAATGTCCCCACTCCTTTAAGATTATGGGGCTCCCCAACACCTGATGGAAGCCCTGATGTTGTGCTAAAGAGTGCTGCCAAAAGCTTTGGATGCACACCATCAATAATGAAGAAAAGGCACAGAGATATATTGTCTCCTACTCCAGATAAAAGAATAGAGAAGAAATCTGGGACTGAAAAGGATTGTAGGATGTCAGACACGTCCTGTAACAGTACTGCAACATATTCCAGTAATGCCACCAAAGATGATCTTCCAGACAATTTA CAACCTGCAGGTATTCTTATTGAACACAACAGCAATAACTTCATTTCCCTTGATGGTGGTGCAAACACCATATGTTTACCAGCCTGTAAGGAAGTAATTAGTTCTAAATCAAAGCCTGCGGAGCTAATTGTTGAAAAATCATCACCATGCATCAATGCGGATTACAAATATTTAGCTACTGACAT ATTGGGGGATACCCCAGGTGTCAAAAGAGGACTGGAATCTCCTTCAGCATGGAAATCCCCTTGGTACTTCGATATGCATATGCACTTTCAG GGTTTTAGCCCAGGAGATAGAACATTTGATGCGTTAGGGTTAGCGAAGCAGACAAGTGTTCTCAGTGTTGCTGCTGTGGCGGAGGCCGGTGATGTGCTAGGAAGTGGCAGCAGGAACTCTGATAAGGAAAACAAGGAGAATATTGACGCCAAGAAGGAACAAGGAACAAGCAAATTGCAGACCAAAATCATG GCCGAGGGGAGAGTCCTGGATTTCAACGAATGTACCACACCTGCAAGAACAGCAGATAAGAAACTGGGCAACAATCTGGGGAGATCCGTGAGCTCACCCATTCTTTCCTCCCACAGCCTGAAAAATTTCCGATAG
- the LOC133927133 gene encoding TOM1-like protein 9, which produces MAGAMVDRATSDMLIGPDWAKNMEICDICNRDPGQSKDVVKALKKRIGHKNPKVQLLALTLLETVVKNCGDILHMHVAERDVLHEMVKIVKKKSDPRVKEKVLVLIDTWQEAFGGPRARYPQYFATYHELVRAGAEFPKRSERPAPLFNGQSQAAKNMRSPDQQDEAESSAANDFPALSMSEIQNARGIMDVLAEMLNALDPGNREGLRQEVIVELVDQCRTYKQRAVQLVNATSDEELMSQGLALNDDLQRVLAKHDAIAAGIAVRVEKKPKSLQALVDIEDAANQDSNKEKALVDIEDPTSEDSKKEQNQSTSDQSPFEQLALPAPPVSNGAATSVPKADPGIDLLSWDDTPTTENQLALVPVTDPLADSTSSNHNALAIVDMFSQNNTTNSSAKPADPHGLSSSSTLLGSQPYNTPTQHSLQPQQPQQVVLYPNGGAVNSGTSYDQASQFSDTSLGWNGQVANPMAPPPQQALNYDDQSGTLPPPPWEAQSVPSNEMSNGQLGGMQPLPTPAGQIGGMRPLQQRINHMGVPQTQPMYNNQPGVVLPQAMQPSQTAGAQMQPGFGNQFGSLPPNSMPGMQFAGMQPPQMLGSQPVMMYPQQMPGAQYGAMPQQQQMYGGQMAGYMQHPAVAAAHYYNQGRPMYGGYPGTNDLSQRMYGLSVQDNSYMGMNSSYQTAPSPSPSMGQPIRPTKPEDKLFGDLLSIAKTKKAS; this is translated from the exons ATGGCCGGCGCCATGGTGGACCGGGCCACCAGCGACATGCTCATCGGCCCGGACTGGGCTAAGAACATGGAGATCTGCGACATCTGCAACCGCGACCCTGG GCAATCAAAAGATGTCGTGAAGGCACTCAAAAAAAGGATTGGGCATAAAAACCCAAAAGTTCAACTTCTTGCACTAACT CTGTTGGAAACTGTTGTAAAGAACTGTGGGGATATACTCCACATGCATGTTGCAGAGAGAGATGTATTGCATGAGATGGTGAAGATAGTGAAAAAAAAG TCTGATCCGCGTGTCAAAGAGAAGGTATTGGTGCTAATAGATACATGGCAAGAAGCTTTTGGGGGACCGCGTGCAAGATATCCACAATACTTTGCAACATACCATGAGTTGGTG CGTGCTGGGGCTGAATTTCCCAAGAGATCTGAGAGACCTGCACCTTTGTTTAATGGCCAGTCTCAAGCAGCTAAGAATATGCGTAGTCCTGATCAACAGGATGAAGCTGAATCTTCTGCTGCCAACGACTTTCCTGCTTTGAG CATGTCAGAGATTCAGAATGCTCGTGGTATCATGGATGTACTAGCAGAGATGCTGAATGCTTTAGACCCTGGAAACAGAGAG GGACTAAGGCAGGAGGTAATTGTGGAGCTTGTTGATCAGTGTCGCACGTACAAGCAGAGAGCGGTGCAGCTAGTTAATGCTACCTC GGACGAGGAACTTATGTCGCAGGGGCTTGCACTGAATGATGATTTGCAGCGTGTTCTAGCTAAACATGACGCAATAGCAGCAGGTATTGCAGTTCGAGTGGAGAAAAAACCAAAGTCTCTGCAAGCACTTGTAGATATCGAGGATGCTGCAAACCAGGACTCTAATAAAGAGAAGGCACTCGTAGATATTGAGGATCCCACAAGCGAAGATTCTAAAAAGGAGCAAAATCAAAG TACAAGTGACCAATCTCCTTTTGAGCAATTAGCGCTTCCAGCACCGCCAGTGTCAAATGGCGCAGCAACCTCTGTACCAAAAGCTGATcctggcattgatcttcttagCTGGGACGATACCCCAACTACAGAAAATCAGCTCGCCCTTGTTCCGGTCACTGATCCACTTGCTGACTCTACTTCATCAAATCATAATGCACTAGCAATTGTTGACATGTTTTCACAAAACAATACCACCAATAGCAGCGCTAAACCAGCTGACCCCCATGGTCTCAGTTCAAGTTCCACTCTTCTGGGATCTCAGCCATACAACACTCCAACTCAGCATTCTTTACAGCCACAACAGCCTCAGCAGGTGGTGCTCTATCCAAATGGGGGTGCTGTGAACTCTGGAACATCTTACGACCAGGCATCCCAGTTCAGTGACACGAGTTTGGGGTGGAATGGTCAAGTTGCCAACCCCATGGCGCCCCCACCACAGCAAGCACTGAACTATG atgatcaaagtggaACCCTTCCACCACCTCCTTGGGAAGCTCAGTCAGTGCCAAGCAATGAAATGTCAAATGGCCAATTGGGAGGTATGCAACCTCTCCCAACTCCAGCAGGACAGATCGGTGGCATGCGGCCACTGCAACAGCGGATTAACCACATGGGAGTCCCACAAACCCAGCCAATGTACAACAACCAAcctggagtcgtgttgcctcaaGCGATGCAACCCAGCCAAACTGCTGGAGCACAGATGCAGCCAGGCTTTGGGAACCAGTTTGGTTCTCTACCACCAAATTCCATGCCAGGCATGCAATTTGCCGGCATGCAACCTCCACAAATGCTTGGATCGCAGCCAGTCATGATGTATCCGCAACAAATGCCTGGTGCACAGTATGGAGCAATGCCTCAACAGCAGCAAATGTATGGTGGTCAGATGGCGGGGTATATGCAGCATCCTGCTGTGGCTGCTGCACATTACTACAATCAGGGAAGGCCAATGTATGGGGGGTACCCTGGTACAAACGATCTCTCTCAGAGGATGTATGGTCTCTCTGTGCAGGACAACTCGTACATGGGGATGAACTCGTCCTACCAGACAGCACCCTCGCCTTCACCTTCCATGGGACAACCTATCAGGCCAACGAAGCCAGAAGACAAGCTTTTTGGTGACCTCCTTAGTATTGCCAAGACGAAGAAAGCTTCATGA
- the LOC133927206 gene encoding bark storage protein A-like encodes MAVVRQQQAVAVVVGLVVVLMATVAEGFISRKTWRAVRRANHEGPFVGLVVPNAYEMVPVLNSPAFKPSATIPNLDIQGRRFRFGSIGNQKVVMVMTGLSMLNAGLTTQLLLSLFEVKGIVHWGIAGNANEDLQIGDVTIPEYWAHLSLWNWQRHGDGPENELPLEAAGDYTREFGFLNFSDYTVGQGNPELAANTLNSIWYQPEEIFPVSGTPEERQHAFWVPVSKRYYALAEKLEGLELPACVNATTCLPRAPKVTRVPRGCSANVYTDNASYRQFIRSHFGCTPVEMESAAIALVAHQLGVPFLTIRSLSDLAGGGSSLSNEASTFLTIAAQNAVDVMLKFVPLLGGGEQAGMAEDM; translated from the exons ATGGCTGTTGTGAGGCAGCAGCAGGCCGTCGCCGTCGTGGTCGGGCTCGTGGTGGTGCTCATGGCCACGGTAGCGGAGGGGTTCATCTCTAGGAAGACTTGGCGAGCAGTCCGCCGGGCGAACCACGAGGGCCCGTTCGTGGGACTGGTGGTGCCCAACGCGTACGAGATGGTGCCCGTGCTCAACTCCCCCGCCTTCAAGCCTAGCGCCACCATCCCCAACCTGGACATCCAAG GGCGTCGGTTTCGGTTTGGAAGCATCGGAAACCAAAAGGTCGTAATGGTCATGACAGGGCTGAGCATG CTTAATGCCGGGCTGACGACGCAGCTGCTGCTGAGCTTGTTCGAGGTGAAAGGCATCGTGCACTGGGGCATCGCCGGCAACGCCAACGAGGACCTCCAGATCGGCGACGTCACCATTCCCGAGTACTGGGCCCATCTGTCCCTCTGGAACTGGCAGCGGCACGGCGACGGTCCGGAGAATGAGCTGCCCCTAGAGGCCGCCGGCGACTACACGAGGGAGTTCGGGTTCCTCAACTTCTCCGATTACACCGTCGGGCAGGGAAACCCGGAGCTGGCGGCGAACACGCTGAACAGCATCTGGTACCAGCCGGAGGAGATCTTCCCTGTCTCCGGCACACCGGAGGAGCGCCAGCACGCGTTCTGGGTCCCCGTCAGCAAGCGCTACTATGCCCTCGCCGAGAAGCTGGAG GGGCTCGAGCTGCCGGCGTGCGTGAACGCGACGacgtgccttccccgggcgccGAAGGTGACGCGGGTGCCCAGGGGGTGCAGCGCCAACGTGTACACTGACAACGCCAGCTACCGGCAGTTCATTCGGTCCCATTTCGGGTGCACCCCCGTGGAGATGGAGAGCGCCGCCATCGCGCTCGTGGCGCACCAGCTCGGCGTCCCCTTCCTCACCATCCGCTCGCTTTCCGACCTGGCCGGCGGTGGCTCGTCGCTCAGCAACGAGGCCAGCACGTTCCTCACCATCGCCGCACAGAACGCCGTGGACGTCATGCTCAAGTTCGTGCccctcctcggcggcggcgagcaggCCGGTATGGCCGAGGACATGTGA